In Daphnia magna isolate NIES unplaced genomic scaffold, ASM2063170v1.1 Dm_contigs544, whole genome shotgun sequence, one DNA window encodes the following:
- the LOC123469205 gene encoding uncharacterized protein LOC123469205: MRQFCETENFGTEYQVAGMSEDHRKAVSILDGETRKLNVGYEVPITWREGEPNLMCNRRMADDRFKSLLRRFERDPEFEADYRKAMQKNFEKGYASILSGIAAEEAKYFLAHHGVYKGPKLRVVFDAAAPFKGKCLNDAILSGPALQPVLPAVLTQFREGEVAWAADVEAMFSRFRLRPADANYFCFLWREVESAETIVCRMDRLPFGATCSPFIAIHTCRRAAIDAKADEKIVEVIKKKVYVDDYLSSASSVRKGLEEAVVVEKILSAADLHLQGWISNSPEFVQSIIKRDASDSSKATPPPTSHSLSNTESGKVLGLVWNTLTDSLGFRVENLEEIEFTRAGIASKVASIFDPLGTAAPLIVKAKIRLRSLGMKGVNWLGAVDESDESWWKCWFAVVRQLINTSLDRCLFPEEHEIENSQLHTFCDASEEAYAAVIYVRNAYRDGRIRINQIKASNKLAPKKTISVPKLELNAALLGSRLARFVSSSISRKIDNRFFWTDSSTVRNWIRATASYYQVYVSNRVGEIQTLTEPEEWLFVPGKLNPADEATRSVIEGEGLSQRWLNGPEFLFQPESEWPQDLPWIAVPDEMRTCRTYAAQLATDVSDWSDIPLNQSNISEFLKLEGPSYQLIERCQKESFYEEINCLKKGKAIRPTSHLLQLSPFLGPDNLLRLGGRIGHAKLPYDSIHPPILPSKHPLTERLIAVLHEHTHHAGTNFLLAKINQHFWIVRGRETVKKIRQTCPVCIRERGAPVGQQMGDLPAFRLDSYSPPFSHVAIDCFGPLETSPGRNRVFKRYGVIITCLVTRGVFLALAESLSTEDFLLVFRRFIGIYTKPATVHSDNGTNFVGAENELNSFIQELPKSGAFQQFLKVKNIDWRFQPPRAPHFGGAHESLVRSTKRALYRALEIEKAGLRYPTDEMLRTLLAEVGGMLNARPLTYTSTDPADFRPLTPNDFLNRPPTYDLPPGDFSHALPRERFRYVQRTAQLFWDLWTKFYLPSLVPRKKWKTKQQNLAIGDVVLMIDSNQPRGQWKLGHIIKTFPGEDGLVRVVEVQADTGIYKRAVHRLCLLERAPKDSSTIENSQADPAEASRKISTAHCHRLRAYYCSISP, translated from the coding sequence ATGAGACAATTCTGCGAGACAGAAAATTTCGGCACCGAATATCAAGTCGCCGGGATGTCGGAAGATCATCGAAAGGCCGTCTCAATTTTAGACGGTGAAACCCGGAAGTTGAATGTGGGATATGAAGTGCCCATTACGTGGCGAGAAGGGGAGCCGAATTTAATGTGCAATCGTCGGATGGCCGACGATCGGTTCAAGAGTCTGCTGCGCCGATTTGAACGTGATCCAGAGTTCGAAGCCGATTACAGAAAAGCCATGCAGAAGAATTTTGAAAAGGGCTACGCATCTATACTATCCGGTATAGCTGCAGAAGAAGCGAAATACTTCCTTGCGCATCATGGAGTGTACAAGGGTCCGAAGCTTCGTGTAGTTTTTGACGCTGCGGCGCCCTTTAAAGGAAAGTGTTTAAACGACGCCATACTGAGTGGACCAGCTTTACAACCAGTGTTACCGGCCGTATTGACCCAGTTTCGAGAGGGAGAAGTAGCTTGGGCTGCTGATGTGGAGGCCATGTTTAGTCGCTTCCGTCTTCGCCCCGCCGACGCTAACTACTTTTGCTTCTTGTGGAGGGAGGTGGAGTCAGCTGAAACAATCGTCTGCCGTATGGATCGCCTTCCGTTTGGAGCCACATGTTCCCCTTTTATCGCTATCCATACCTGCCGTCGAGCCGCGATTGATGCAAAGGCGGATGAGAAAATTGTGGAGGTCATCAAGAAAAAGGTATACGTCGACGACTATTTAAGTTCAGCCAGTTCCGTCAGAAAAGGGTTGGAGGAAGCTGTTGTCGTCGAGAAGATACTGTCCGCCGCCGATTTGCATCTCCAAGGGTGGATTTCGAATTCACCCGAATTTGTCCAGTCAATCATAAAGCGCGACGCATCAGATTCAAGCAAAGCCACTCCGCCACCCACCAGTCATTCACTTTCGAATACCGAGAGCGGTAAGGTGCTCGGCCTGGTTTGGAACACACTAACAGATTCTCTAGGTTTCAGAGTGGAGAATCTGGAGGAGATTGAATTCACCCGTGCCGGAATCGCCAGCAAAGTGGCCAGCATCTTTGATCCTCTGGGAACGGCAGCCCCTTTAATTGTAAAGGCGAAAATTCGTTTACGATCTCTCGGGATGAAAGGAGTGAATTGGCTTGGAGCAGTGGACGAGAGCGACGAGAGCTGGTGGAAGTGCTGGTTTGCTGTCGTCCGTCAACTAATCAACACATCTTTGGATCGCTGTCTGTTTCCGGAAGAACACGAGATCGAGAATTCACAGCTGCACACCTTCTGCGATGCGTCCGAAGAAGCCTACGCCGCCGTTATTTACGTGCGGAATGCCTACCGTGACGGAAGGATCCGCATCAATCAGATCAAGGCCAGCAACAAGTTGGCGCCGAAGAAAACGATTTCCGTCCCTAAGCTGGAATTGAATGCTGCTCTTTTGGGTTCCAGATTAGCCAGATTTGTCAGCAGCTCTATTAGCCGCAAAATCGATAATCGATTTTTTTGGACCGACAGTAGCACCGTCCGGAACTGGATCAGAGCCACAGCCTCTTACTACCAGGTTTATGTATCGAATCGTGTGGGAGAAATCCAGACGCTGACCGAGCCGGAGGAATGGCTCTTCGTCCCGGGCAAGCTGAATCCAGCAGATGAAGCCACTCGATCGGTCATTGAAGGAGAAGGTCTCTCACAACGCTGGCTGAATGGTCCCGAATTTCTCTTCCAGCCGGAATCAGAATGGCCTCAAGATCTTCCTTGGATTGCTGTTCCGGACGAGATGCGTACCTGCCGAACTTATGCAGCTCAACTAGCAACAGATGTTTCCGATTGGTCCGACATCCCACTGAATCAATCCAACATCTCAGAATTCCTCAAGCTGGAGGGCCCCTCCTACCAGTTGATCGAGAGATGCCAAAAAGAGAGTTTTTATGAAGAGATAAACTGTTTGAAGAAAGGAAAGGCTATTCGTCCTACCTCCCATCTCCTCCAGCTCAGCCCATTTTTAGGACCGGATAATTTATTACGTTTGGGCGGGCGGATTGGCCACGCAAAATTGCCGTACGACTCCATCCATCCACCGATTCTACCCAGTAAGCATCCGCTGACGGAAAGGTTGATTGCCGTTCTCCACGAGCACACACATCATGCTGGAACGAACTTTCTCCTCGCGAAGATCAATCAGCATTTTTGGATCGTGAGGGGAAGAGAAACTGTGAAGAAGATCCGGCAAACCTGTCCGGTGTGCATTCGAGAGAGAGGAGCTCCTGTTGGTCAGCAAATGGGAGATTTGCCAGCCTTTCGTTTGGACTCTTACTCTCCGCCATTTTCTCATGTCGCCATAGATTGTTTCGGACCATTGGAGACCAGCCCTGGGAGAAATAGAGTATTCAAGCGTTACGGCGTCATCATTACCTGCTTGGTGACTAGAGGAGTCTTTTTAGCGCTCGCGGAATCTCTCTCCACTGAAGACTTTTTGCTAGTTTTTCGGCGCTTCATAGGTATCTACACCAAACCTGCAACCGTCCACTCGGACAACGGGACTAATTTCGTGGGAGCCGAGAACGAGCTTAATTCATTTATTCAAGAATTGCCAAAGAGTGGAGCGTTTCAACAGTTCCTGAAGGTGAAAAATATCGACTGGCGTTTCCAACCTCCGCGTGCTCCTCACTTTGGAGGCGCACATGAAAGTCTCGTTCGCTCAACAAAACGGGCGCTCTACCGGGCTCTGGAAATCGAGAAGGCTGGTTTGCGGTATCCGACAGATGAAATGCTTCGTACTCTATTGGCAGAAGTTGGTGGGATGCTTAACGCCCGTCCTCTAACTTACACCAGCACGGATCCAGCGGATTTTCGGCCTTTAACTCCAAACGATTTTTTGAATCGTCCGCCGACTTACGACTTACCGCCAGGAGATTTCTCACACGCCCTGCCCCGGGAGCGTTTTCGATATGTGCAACGCACAGCTCAACTCTTTTGGGACCTCTGGACCAAATTTTATCTTCCATCGCTCGTTCCGCGGAAAAAGTGGAAGACTAAACAGCAGAATCTCGCTATAGGAGACGTCGTGTTGATGATCGACTCCAATCAGCCCCGCGGTCAATGGAAGCTCGGACATATAATCAAAACTTTCCCTGGAGAAGACGGCCTGGTCAGAGTGGTCGAGGTCCAAGCCGACACCGGAATTTATAAGAGAGCTGTTCATCGCCTGTGTCTTCTAGAACGTGCGCCGAAGGATTCCTCTACGATCGAGAATAGTCAAGCTGATCCAGCGGAGGCGAGTAGGAAGATCTCAACTGCTCATTGTCATCGCCTCAGAGCTTATTATTGTTCTATTTCACCGTAA
- the LOC123469207 gene encoding uncharacterized protein LOC123469207, whose translation MPYMIHPTRSTEAQAAHAQSAQANSAMPNPGFGSSQEEEEGRKVSPPVGDVELTKKRRTTVRRQITSTIRQIRASIDQCGSRGSIGGLVKHLQSLATTATLLHTDLLIVEDASETERQEDKHLMYVQQIGDAIAEADEHLKSRADEAPSVVNGGRAKRVTEEEIRAAKQLIEQTRTLAEQARKRAEELQIQQQQAEEALQDLQQDDANPDNFSSVSNRGGSFTKLAADWKRKQAQQNTAPDDWIDGYANGTLKPIYTAGSRSSVKADLEPFSGRSLDWFAWIDLFRALVHDTAKSPGEKLALLHRYVRGDCLDVIHGLGGGEGAYIEALIRLKESCGRRDVMRAAHIQAIEGLELKNDPAIFKRYAEKVRTHLFDLSRIGETSSAGLIEKICLRLQLHDRLAWNDGRKGGLETRSLNTFGVWLCERAAAYQNAYSIAAEQTTAAQKPNVRFAARANPVSSKQSSMPQTSSKSASRSFCFKCEGDHKLEICGAFKSSSVGDRVGFCAKHRLCFGCLKPRHSIRFCPQRKPCSQSGCTLFHHALLHDVNRANPDTSITARPASLRSDIGSNRRVAMGMMRLKIQDADGHWITANVFVDEGSDSTLMRQGFAKLLKLRGAHHILTVVGAGNVINHYPSQRISFGIRDSDGSIVTITCSTLPTVASDTPVTDWPVLKKRWSHLADLPVTMTGGKVDILIGTDRSPLVTALESRIGGDYEPTAVRNRFGWLIRGVVQDGTTITAVRTNTIIGSTQLAQLTDVMRQFCETENFGTEYQVAGMSEDHRKAVSILDGETRKLNVGYEVPITWREGEPNLMCNRRMADDRFKSLLRRFERDPEFEADYRKAMQKNFEKGYASILSGIAAEEAKYFLAHHGVYKGPKLRVVFDAAAPFKGKCLNDAILSGPALQPVLPAVLTQFREREK comes from the coding sequence ATGCCTTATATGATTCATCCAACTAGATCAACCGAAGCCCAGGCAGCTCATGCCCAATCCGCTCAAGCCAATTCAGCCATGCCGAATCCTGGTTTCGGATCcagccaagaagaagaagaaggtcgAAAGGTGAGCCCACCTGTTGGAGATGTCGAGCTCACAAAGAAGAGGAGAACCACCGTCCGCCGTCAGATCACCTCGACGATTCGACAGATTCGTGCCAGTATCGATCAGTGTGGATCGCGTGGAAGTATAGGTGGCCTCGTCAAACACCTCCAGAGCTTAGCAACAACAGCTACACTCTTGCACACTGACTTGCTAATAGTCGAAGATGCAAGTGAGACCGAAAGGCAAGAGGACAAACATTTGATGTATGTTCAACAGATAGGGGACGCGATCGCCGAAGCTGATGAACACCTGAAGTCAAGAGCTGACGAAGCCCCTTCGGTAGTGAACGGCGGACGCGCTAAGAGAGTGACAGAAGAGGAGATTCGCGCAGCAAAGCAACTGATCGAGCAGACCCGTACACTAGCAGAGCAGGCTCGAAAGCGAGCGGAGGAACTTCagattcaacaacaacaagcagAGGAGGCTCTCCAAGATCTACAGCAAGACGATGCCAACCCCGACAACTTCTCTTCCGTAAGCAATAGGGGCGGATCATTTACGAAATTGGCAGCAGATTGGAAACGAAAACAAGCTCAGCAGAATACCGCTCCCGACGATTGGATTGACGGTTATGCCAACGGAACATTGAAACCTATCTACACAGCTGGATCCCGATCGTCAGTGAAAGCAGACCTAGAGCCCTTTTCCGGAAGATCCCTGGACTGGTTCGCGTGGATCGACCTTTTCCGCGCTTTAGTTCACGACACAGCAAAATCACCAGGGGAAAAGTTGGCGCTGCTTCATCGTTACGTGAGAGGAGATTGTCTCGACGTGATCCATGGCCTAGGAGGAGGAGAAGGAGCTTATATTGAGGCTCTGATACGCCTCAAGGAGTCATGTGGTCGGCGCGATGTGATGCGGGCCGCTCATATACAAGCCATAGAAGGCCTCGAACTCAAAAACGATCCCGCCATCTTTAAAAGGTACGCTGAAAAGGTACGGACTCATCTGTTTGACCTCTCTCGTATCGGGGAGACGTCTTCTGCGGGATTGATTGAGAAGATTTGCTTGAGGCTTCAGCTACACGACCGTCTAGCATGGAACGATGGCCGAAAAGGAGGTTTGGAGACAAGAAGCTTAAATACGTTTGGAGTTTGGCTTTGTGAGAGAGCTGCTGCCTATCAAAACGCTTACAGTATAGCGGCTGAACAGACGACAGCGGCTCAGAAACCCAACGTACGCTTTGCTGCCCGTGCTAACCCAGTTTCTTCCAAACAATCATCCATGCCACAAACCTCATCGAAATCCGCTTCACGCTCGTTTTGTTTCAAGTGTGAAGGTGATCATAAACTCGAGATTTGCGGCGCCTTTAAATCATCTTCTGTAGGGGATCGTGTCGGCTTCTGTGCAAAGCATCGACTGTGTTTTGGTTGTCTGAAACCAAGACATTCGATCCGTTTCTGTCCTCAACGGAAGCCCTGTAGTCAATCCGGCTGCACCTTGTTTCATCACGCGCTACTACACGACGTCAATCGAGCTAATCCGGATACTTCCATCACTGCGCGCCCAGCTAGTCTACGCAGCGACATCGGAAGCAATCGAAGAGTGGCGATGGGAATGATGCGACTCAAGATACAAGATGCAGACGGCCACTGGATAACAGCGAATGTTTTCGTGGATGAAGGAAGCGACTCCACCTTGATGCGGCAAGGATTCGCCAAACTCCTGAAGCTTCGTGGCGCTCATCACATCCTTACCGTCGTCGGAGCCGGGAACGTCATCAACCATTACCCCTCCCAGCGAATCAGTTTCGGCATTAGAGACTCAGATGGATCTATCGTCACCATTACCTGCTCAACGTTACCAACCGTTGCCAGTGATACACCTGTAACCGATTGGCCAGTTCTAAAGAAACGTTGGAGCCATCTAGCTGATCTACCAGTGACGATGACAGGTGGTAAAGTGGACATATTAATCGGTACTGATCGTTCTCCTCTCGTCACAGCATTGGAATCAAGAATTGGCGGTGATTATGAACCTACGGCAGTCCGAAACCGGTTCGGGTGGTTGATCCGAGGAGTGGTGCAGGATGGAACCACAATCACAGCTGTCAGAACCAACACCATCATCGGATCGACCCAATTGGCTCAACTTACCGACGTGATGAGACAATTCTGCGAGACAGAAAATTTCGGCACCGAATATCAAGTCGCCGGGATGTCGGAAGATCATCGAAAGGCCGTCTCAATTTTAGACGGTGAAACCCGGAAGTTGAATGTGGGATATGAAGTGCCCATTACGTGGCGAGAAGGGGAGCCGAATTTAATGTGCAATCGTCGGATGGCCGACGATCGGTTCAAGAGTCTGCTGCGCCGATTTGAACGTGATCCAGAGTTCGAAGCCGATTACAGAAAAGCCATGCAGAAGAATTTTGAAAAGGGCTACGCATCTATACTATCCGGTATAGCTGCAGAAGAAGCGAAATACTTCCTTGCGCATCATGGAGTGTACAAGGGTCCGAAGCTTCGTGTAGTTTTTGACGCTGCGGCGCCCTTTAAAGGAAAGTGTTTAAACGACGCCATACTGAGTGGACCAGCTTTACAACCAGTGTTACCGGCCGTATTGACCCAGTTTCGAGAGAGGGAGAAGTAG